Proteins co-encoded in one Kitasatospora acidiphila genomic window:
- a CDS encoding IPT/TIG domain-containing protein — MSPILLAIVPTSGPTTGSNPVLLIGTGLTGATQVMFGGTPASSFTVDFDGAITAIAPPGTAGPVSVTVTTPSGTSNAATYTYQEAAPPTILALVPPIGLARGGLPVLIVGHGLTGATAVLFGTTPALNVTSLGDGAILAISPPGTGTVQVTVTTGAGTSNGATYTYL; from the coding sequence ATGTCTCCGATTCTCCTCGCCATCGTCCCCACGAGCGGTCCGACGACCGGGAGCAACCCCGTGCTCCTGATCGGTACCGGCCTGACTGGCGCCACTCAGGTCATGTTCGGCGGCACCCCCGCAAGCAGCTTCACCGTCGACTTCGACGGCGCCATCACCGCCATCGCCCCGCCCGGTACCGCCGGGCCCGTCTCGGTCACGGTCACCACCCCCTCCGGCACCAGCAACGCGGCCACCTACACCTACCAGGAGGCCGCCCCGCCGACCATCCTCGCGCTGGTGCCGCCGATCGGCCTGGCAAGGGGTGGCCTGCCGGTCCTGATCGTCGGCCACGGCCTGACCGGCGCCACGGCGGTCCTGTTCGGCACTACTCCGGCGCTCAACGTCACCTCGCTGGGCGACGGCGCCATCCTGGCCATCTCCCCGCCCGGAACCGGTACCGTCCAGGTCACCGTGACCACCGGGGCCGGCACCAGCAACGGCGCCACCTACACCTACCTGTAG
- a CDS encoding beta-ketoacyl synthase N-terminal-like domain-containing protein: MRTTGPCFTVSCGCASSAVQIGNARRMIADGDVDLAIVTGVDVFSVDVIQNVQRLLHGAQRTYDSIRVDGMPELLPAFDRVMRPYDRRADCVNHGEGSVTVVLESRDRAQRRGAHTYGQVLSHGMTRDGLSNPLASDQSGASLVSAIRTCLGDRWDIGQIPYIHGGSDGDVVVTAFEANAVQQLYGDAVGDLLMTSQEACFGHNGAPAGALGVALTLLMIEQDEVCPTANCEEPADNICFDPVPGTHTRHVELDYALTCNYQIGGVKSAILLGSSEAD, from the coding sequence ATGCGCACCACCGGACCTTGCTTCACCGTCTCCTGCGGCTGCGCCTCCTCGGCCGTCCAGATCGGCAACGCCCGACGCATGATCGCCGACGGAGATGTCGACCTTGCCATCGTCACCGGCGTCGACGTCTTCAGCGTGGACGTCATCCAGAACGTCCAGCGCCTGCTCCACGGCGCCCAGCGCACCTACGACTCCATCCGCGTCGACGGGATGCCCGAACTCCTGCCTGCCTTCGACCGCGTCATGCGGCCCTACGACCGGCGGGCCGACTGCGTGAACCACGGGGAGGGGTCAGTGACCGTGGTCCTGGAGAGCCGCGACCGCGCCCAGCGCCGCGGAGCCCACACCTACGGCCAGGTCCTCTCGCACGGCATGACCCGTGACGGCCTGTCCAACCCGCTGGCCAGCGACCAGAGCGGGGCCTCCCTCGTCTCCGCCATCCGCACGTGCCTCGGCGACCGGTGGGACATCGGCCAGATCCCCTACATCCACGGCGGCAGCGACGGCGACGTCGTCGTGACCGCCTTCGAGGCGAACGCCGTCCAGCAGCTCTACGGCGACGCGGTCGGCGACCTCCTGATGACCTCCCAGGAAGCCTGTTTCGGTCACAACGGCGCCCCGGCCGGCGCCCTGGGCGTCGCCCTGACCCTCCTGATGATCGAGCAGGACGAGGTGTGCCCCACCGCGAACTGCGAGGAGCCGGCCGACAACATCTGCTTCGACCCCGTGCCCGGCACCCACACCCGGCACGTGGAACTCGACTACGCGCTCACCTGCAACTACCAGATCGGCGGCGTCAAGAGCGCCATCCTGCTCGGC
- a CDS encoding IPT/TIG domain-containing protein, with translation MPISPNQGSTAGGTTVTITGVNLAGATAVHFGSKTATITANTPTSVTVTSPSGTGVVNVTVTTAGGTSNPLSFYYIGPPFKFSISSTSGATAGGNTVTIQGTGLSTATAVNFGANSATPTVINDGQLSVVVPAGTAAGPVSVSVTTAGGTNNGLTYTYVDAPTAVSVSPTSGPTSGGTVVTLTGTNLTTTQSVTVGGTVAPFSVDSDTQVVFTTPPGTAGAADVVVVTTGGTATLVGGFTYVAGPGI, from the coding sequence GTGCCCATCAGTCCGAACCAGGGTTCCACCGCAGGCGGAACGACGGTGACCATCACCGGCGTCAACCTCGCCGGCGCCACTGCCGTGCACTTCGGCTCCAAGACCGCCACGATTACCGCCAACACGCCCACATCGGTCACCGTCACCTCCCCGTCCGGCACCGGCGTGGTGAACGTGACCGTCACCACCGCGGGAGGCACCAGCAACCCGCTGTCGTTCTACTACATCGGTCCCCCGTTCAAGTTCTCGATCAGCAGCACCTCCGGCGCCACTGCGGGCGGCAACACCGTGACGATCCAGGGGACCGGCCTGTCCACGGCGACCGCCGTGAACTTCGGTGCCAACAGCGCCACGCCGACCGTGATCAACGACGGCCAGCTGAGCGTCGTCGTGCCCGCCGGCACGGCAGCCGGCCCCGTCAGCGTGAGCGTCACCACCGCGGGAGGCACCAACAACGGCCTGACGTACACCTACGTCGACGCCCCCACCGCCGTCAGCGTGTCGCCGACTTCGGGCCCGACTTCGGGAGGCACCGTGGTCACGCTGACCGGGACGAACCTGACGACCACCCAGTCGGTGACGGTCGGCGGCACGGTCGCACCGTTCTCGGTCGACTCCGACACCCAGGTGGTCTTCACCACCCCGCCCGGCACCGCCGGCGCGGCGGACGTCGTGGTGGTCACCACCGGCGGCACCGCCACGCTGGTGGGTGGCTTCACCTACGTCGCCGGGCCCGGTATCTGA
- a CDS encoding IPT/TIG domain-containing protein, which yields MDEHNSSLIFSISPASGPVGSTVTLTGVGFLGVTAVYFGAVAAPTFDVVSLTEITATVPAGSGTVEVTVEGLLGPSLNGVAFTYTPVAPVLAVVSPASGPVGSTVTLTGSGFSGATAVHFGAAASSFTVVSATQITATVPAGSGTVLVTVTTPGGTSNGVAFTYTPVAPVLAVVSPASGPAGSTVTLTGSGFSGATAVHFGAAASSFTVVSATQITATVPAGSGTVLVTVTTPGGTSNGVAFTYVAVPVLTSIVPLAGPSSGGTAVTLSGTGLSGTTAVSFGGTPAAFTVVSDTSVVATAPAGSGTVPVTVTTPGGTSNSLAYTYATPPVVASIAPDQGPASGGNTVTVTGSGFSGATAVHFGTAAASSFTVVSATQITATVPAGSPGPAQVTVTAPGGTSSPVLYYYLSAPQLSAVVPDEGPVAGGTTVTITGSNLLEATAVHFGAAASSFTVVSATQITATVPAGSGTVLVTVTTPGGTSNGVAFTYVAVPVLTSIVPLAGPSSGGTAVTLSGTGLSGTTAVSFGGTPAAFTVVSDTSVVATAPAGSGTVPVTVTTPGGTSNSLAYTYIAPPAI from the coding sequence ATGGACGAGCACAACAGTTCCCTGATCTTCTCGATCAGTCCGGCGTCGGGCCCGGTCGGGTCGACGGTGACGCTGACAGGGGTCGGCTTCTTGGGCGTGACGGCGGTGTACTTCGGTGCCGTCGCCGCGCCCACCTTTGACGTCGTGTCGCTGACGGAGATCACTGCCACCGTGCCGGCCGGATCCGGCACGGTGGAGGTGACCGTGGAAGGGCTGCTGGGCCCGTCGCTCAACGGGGTGGCTTTCACCTATACGCCGGTGGCGCCGGTGCTTGCCGTGGTTTCTCCGGCGTCGGGTCCGGTGGGGAGCACGGTGACGTTGACCGGTAGCGGCTTCAGCGGGGCGACGGCGGTTCACTTCGGTGCTGCGGCGTCGTCGTTCACGGTGGTGTCGGCGACGCAGATCACTGCGACGGTGCCGGCGGGTTCGGGCACGGTGCTGGTGACGGTGACGACGCCGGGTGGGACCAGCAACGGGGTGGCTTTCACCTATACGCCGGTGGCGCCGGTGCTTGCCGTGGTTTCTCCGGCGTCGGGTCCGGCGGGGAGCACGGTGACGTTGACCGGTAGCGGCTTCAGCGGGGCGACGGCGGTTCACTTCGGTGCTGCGGCGTCGTCGTTCACGGTGGTGTCGGCGACGCAGATCACTGCGACGGTGCCGGCGGGTTCGGGCACGGTGCTGGTGACGGTGACGACGCCGGGTGGGACCAGCAACGGGGTGGCTTTCACCTACGTGGCGGTTCCGGTCCTGACGAGCATCGTTCCCTTGGCGGGGCCGAGCTCGGGCGGGACTGCGGTCACCCTGAGCGGGACGGGGCTGAGCGGCACCACCGCGGTCTCCTTCGGAGGTACGCCCGCCGCCTTCACCGTTGTGTCCGACACTTCCGTGGTCGCCACCGCGCCGGCCGGTTCCGGCACGGTACCGGTCACCGTCACCACCCCCGGCGGCACCAGCAACAGCCTCGCCTACACCTACGCCACCCCGCCGGTGGTGGCCTCGATCGCCCCGGACCAGGGCCCGGCATCCGGAGGCAACACGGTCACGGTGACCGGTAGCGGCTTCAGCGGGGCGACGGCGGTCCACTTCGGTACCGCGGCCGCGTCGTCGTTCACGGTGGTGTCGGCGACGCAGATCACCGCCACCGTGCCCGCCGGGAGCCCCGGCCCGGCTCAGGTCACCGTCACCGCCCCCGGCGGCACCAGCTCTCCGGTGCTCTACTACTACCTGAGCGCCCCTCAGCTGTCAGCGGTCGTGCCCGACGAGGGGCCCGTCGCCGGGGGAACCACCGTCACCATCACGGGAAGCAATCTGCTGGAGGCGACGGCGGTTCATTTCGGTGCTGCGGCGTCGTCGTTCACGGTGGTGTCGGCGACGCAGATCACTGCGACGGTGCCGGCGGGTTCGGGCACGGTGCTGGTGACGGTGACGACGCCGGGTGGGACCAGCAACGGGGTGGCTTTCACCTACGTGGCGGTTCCGGTCCTGACGAGCATCGTTCCCTTGGCGGGGCCGAGCTCGGGCGGGACTGCGGTCACCCTGAGCGGGACGGGGCTGAGCGGCACCACCGCGGTCTCCTTCGGAGGTACGCCCGCCGCCTTCACCGTCGTGTCCGACACTTCCGTGGTCGCCACCGCGCCGGCCGGTTCCGGCACGGTACCGGTCACCGTCACCACCCCCGGCGGCACCAGCAACAGCCTCGCCTACACCTACATCGCCCCGCCGGCGATCTAG
- a CDS encoding DUF5988 family protein — MPRCLLVFLRGGPSDLSGVREVEFEGPEDRLKIPRWNGYEHFESTHELEDFGEGPVPVYQWLYRTAVAE; from the coding sequence ATGCCACGCTGCCTGCTCGTCTTTCTCAGGGGCGGTCCGAGTGATCTTTCCGGTGTCCGGGAAGTGGAATTCGAAGGCCCGGAAGATCGGTTGAAAATCCCGCGCTGGAACGGCTATGAGCACTTCGAGTCCACGCACGAGCTAGAGGATTTCGGGGAAGGCCCCGTGCCCGTCTACCAGTGGCTGTACCGAACTGCGGTTGCCGAGTAG
- a CDS encoding replicative DNA helicase yields the protein MTIAGTGIATEYGPEPEDDHLPLPVARQALEREQPHDLDAEQAVLGAMMLSTAAISDVVAALNGPGDFYRPAHQVIYRAILDLHDRSGGETTPDPILVTGELATRGELQKAGGPTYLHTCVNAVPTAVNAEHYAEAVRDLAAFRKVVETGTRLTSQGYAAVGEAREVVQVAMAQLQALVAGTAEAAPKLSVADRWQEFIDDQEHGIDPRALDTPWPDINEVVQLLPGHLVTVGAATAGGKSLFGMNLAAHVALHRNRPVLVASMEMGGKELMARLTAAESGVYLERLVKHKLDDNDWDKIARVSDVMRNAHNFYLDDSATQTLSRLRARLRCMASRGHPPAMLVCDYLQLVTPENTKANANRAQEVGEISRGLKRLAGEFGIPVVALAQFNRGAAGRRPLVSDFKESSAIEQDSNVIILLYRELAEDGNDTGPVAGTVEAIISKNRSGPSGRVVPLAFQGHMARLSSMAWL from the coding sequence TTGACCATCGCAGGCACCGGCATCGCCACCGAGTACGGTCCAGAACCCGAGGACGACCACCTGCCGCTGCCGGTGGCCCGCCAGGCCCTGGAGCGCGAGCAGCCGCACGACCTGGACGCCGAGCAGGCCGTACTGGGCGCGATGATGCTGTCCACCGCGGCGATCAGCGACGTCGTCGCCGCGCTGAACGGCCCTGGCGACTTCTACCGCCCGGCGCACCAGGTGATCTACCGGGCGATCCTCGACCTGCACGACCGCTCCGGCGGCGAGACCACCCCGGACCCGATCCTGGTGACCGGCGAGCTGGCCACCCGTGGCGAGCTCCAGAAGGCCGGCGGTCCCACCTACCTGCACACCTGCGTCAACGCCGTTCCGACGGCCGTCAACGCCGAGCACTACGCCGAGGCGGTCCGCGATCTGGCCGCGTTCCGCAAGGTCGTCGAGACCGGCACCCGGCTCACCTCCCAGGGCTACGCCGCCGTCGGCGAGGCCCGCGAGGTCGTCCAGGTCGCCATGGCCCAGCTGCAGGCGCTGGTGGCCGGCACCGCGGAGGCCGCCCCGAAGCTGTCGGTCGCCGACCGGTGGCAGGAGTTCATCGACGACCAGGAGCACGGCATCGACCCGCGCGCCCTGGACACCCCGTGGCCGGACATCAACGAGGTGGTCCAGCTGCTGCCCGGCCACCTGGTGACGGTCGGCGCGGCGACCGCCGGCGGCAAGTCGCTGTTCGGCATGAACCTGGCCGCGCACGTCGCCCTGCACCGCAACCGGCCGGTGCTCGTGGCCAGCATGGAGATGGGCGGCAAGGAGCTGATGGCCCGTCTGACCGCTGCCGAGTCAGGGGTTTACCTGGAACGCCTGGTCAAACACAAGCTCGACGACAACGACTGGGACAAGATCGCCCGCGTCTCCGACGTGATGCGCAACGCCCACAACTTCTACCTGGACGACTCCGCCACCCAGACGCTGTCCAGGCTGCGGGCGCGGCTGCGCTGTATGGCCTCGCGCGGTCACCCGCCCGCGATGCTCGTGTGCGACTACCTGCAGCTGGTGACCCCGGAGAACACCAAGGCCAACGCCAACCGTGCCCAGGAGGTCGGTGAGATCAGCCGCGGGTTGAAGAGGCTCGCGGGCGAGTTCGGGATCCCGGTGGTGGCGCTCGCCCAGTTCAACCGCGGGGCGGCGGGCCGGCGCCCGCTCGTCAGCGACTTCAAGGAGTCGTCCGCGATCGAGCAGGACAGCAATGTGATCATCCTGCTGTACCGCGAGCTCGCCGAGGACGGTAACGACACCGGACCGGTCGCCGGCACGGTCGAGGCCATCATCAGCAAGAACCGGTCGGGCCCCAGCGGCCGGGTCGTGCCGCTGGCATTCCAAGGACACATGGCGCGCCTGTCCTCCATGGCCTGGCTCTAG